Proteins encoded in a region of the Gemmatimonadota bacterium genome:
- a CDS encoding Do family serine endopeptidase, which translates to MNTTFRRKAAVGAGALAVGVLLGGGGYSAFVAAERAVAAPSPEHVAAFAINDPEGYAQGVSLATADLAERVTPAVVQISVQVAPQMASRSELPEEFRQFFGLPFGGRSAPEMEPQPRFGGGSGFLVSSDGYIVTNNHVAGDAQTITVRLQDNRTFDAELVGSDPTTDVAVIKIDADGLPFLPWGNSEAVRVGEWVMAVGNPGFGGSSLDYTVTTGIVSAKGRPLQLIGRGLEQDPRFGREMAGYAIENFIQTDAVINPGNSGGPMIDMSGRVVGVNSAIASTDGHFQGYGFAIPSNLVQKVAHDLMTEGRVLRPWLGVQVVGVSPEDAEAFDLPSVSGVLVQAVTEDSPAQEAGLEQGDVILSVDGQTVTSGGDLQEKIAVLDQGDRIDVGYYRDGEARTARVRLGEAPMAERSARGAEPRRSGAPAEMERFGLSLQPLDRSAAEQLGYDSAEGVVVASVDPAGPAARKGIGVGMKVVEIDGTGIGSVADAAKALADVESGEVVTLVLDTPSSGTRLVNVRAR; encoded by the coding sequence ATGAACACCACATTCCGTAGAAAGGCCGCCGTTGGCGCGGGAGCGCTCGCGGTGGGTGTACTGCTCGGAGGCGGCGGGTACTCCGCCTTCGTGGCCGCAGAACGCGCCGTCGCCGCGCCCTCTCCCGAGCATGTCGCGGCGTTCGCGATCAACGATCCGGAGGGCTATGCCCAGGGCGTGAGCCTCGCCACGGCCGACCTGGCCGAGCGCGTCACTCCCGCGGTCGTGCAGATCTCGGTGCAGGTGGCACCCCAGATGGCGTCGCGGTCCGAGCTACCGGAGGAGTTCCGGCAGTTCTTCGGCCTGCCCTTCGGCGGGCGCTCCGCCCCGGAGATGGAACCGCAGCCCCGCTTCGGCGGCGGGTCCGGTTTCCTCGTCTCCAGTGACGGGTACATCGTGACCAACAACCACGTGGCCGGAGACGCCCAGACGATCACGGTCCGGCTGCAGGACAATCGCACCTTCGACGCGGAGCTCGTCGGAAGCGATCCCACCACGGACGTGGCGGTGATCAAGATCGACGCCGACGGGCTGCCGTTCCTGCCCTGGGGCAACTCGGAAGCGGTGCGTGTCGGCGAGTGGGTGATGGCCGTGGGCAACCCCGGCTTCGGTGGCAGCTCCCTCGACTACACGGTCACCACGGGGATCGTGAGCGCCAAGGGCCGCCCGCTGCAGCTGATCGGACGCGGCCTGGAGCAGGATCCGCGGTTCGGGCGGGAGATGGCCGGATACGCCATCGAGAACTTCATCCAGACCGATGCGGTCATCAATCCGGGCAACTCCGGCGGCCCGATGATCGACATGAGCGGCCGTGTGGTGGGCGTGAACTCGGCGATCGCCAGCACCGACGGTCACTTCCAGGGCTATGGCTTCGCCATCCCGTCCAACCTGGTCCAGAAGGTCGCGCACGACCTGATGACCGAAGGCCGCGTGCTGCGTCCGTGGCTGGGCGTGCAGGTGGTCGGGGTGAGTCCCGAGGACGCCGAGGCCTTCGATCTGCCGAGCGTGAGCGGTGTGCTCGTGCAGGCCGTGACGGAGGACAGCCCCGCGCAGGAGGCCGGCCTCGAGCAGGGTGACGTGATCCTCTCGGTGGATGGCCAGACCGTCACGAGCGGCGGTGACCTCCAGGAGAAGATCGCGGTCCTCGACCAGGGCGATCGGATCGACGTGGGCTACTACCGCGACGGGGAGGCCCGGACCGCCCGCGTGCGGCTCGGTGAGGCCCCGATGGCCGAGCGCAGCGCGCGTGGAGCCGAGCCGCGGCGCAGTGGCGCGCCCGCCGAGATGGAACGCTTCGGTCTCAGTCTGCAGCCGTTGGATCGTTCCGCGGCCGAGCAGCTGGGGTACGACAGCGCCGAGGGCGTGGTGGTCGCGAGCGTCGACCCGGCCGGACCCGCCGCGCGCAAGGGGATCGGCGTCGGGATGAAGGTCGTCGAGATCGACGGGACCGGGATCGGGTCCGTCGCGGACGCCGCGAAGGCGCTGGCCGACGTGGAGTCCGGCGAGGTGGTGACACTGGTCCTGGACACGCCGTCCAGCGGTACGCGGCTGGTGAACGTGCGGGCGCGCTGA